One Exiguobacterium acetylicum DNA window includes the following coding sequences:
- a CDS encoding primase C-terminal domain-containing protein — MYSSLSKSPVRQHSYLEQEVIETIFGRGIGLYDNYANNVPRSIKQKCDFELKTQGSVRVAYSKESIFDLSLGGQDIARSIQGILHYHNNSHTGVTHFTPNTYYKAVKPSDIADENLRRVKTFGFDIDQKTSVQQILFAFEVAGIPCKPTLILKTPKGVQFFVVFADNEAWYGSAAAIQYAKAIGEAIRSSLYEQGLPIDLNNSLFGWSRFPREETIMYFEKENVWSKNEATEWFLELGIKRGNASINGSWLTSKAGRALWNTDEKGTRNMAAFELSVMAKRDGYELEDTLVMMKERNAESNYPMGNRRLEKAVKSAYKKDYFVRPDVVEMICGVRPQLRGYYKHKKSKEERSYEKIEELVERTIDHLEKRLPVGEGSSLSISASQLAEEMNHEKAQVKSLTRAFKKVSKSKFIIRKRRDYKGNVVKGRYAGFVIYRTQDFMLEISKQKIQLPGELYNALTALKETKEYTSKLMCQLPKHFGTVSGSSVLTLIYTTGCLPGPGLWWLGR, encoded by the coding sequence ATGTACTCGAGTCTTTCTAAAAGTCCAGTAAGGCAACATTCATATCTAGAACAAGAAGTCATAGAGACTATTTTCGGTCGTGGAATCGGGTTATACGATAACTATGCTAACAATGTACCAAGATCAATCAAACAGAAGTGTGATTTTGAATTGAAGACTCAGGGAAGTGTGCGAGTTGCTTATAGCAAGGAAAGTATTTTTGACCTTTCTTTAGGTGGTCAAGATATTGCACGAAGCATCCAAGGGATCTTGCATTACCATAATAACAGTCATACTGGAGTAACTCACTTTACTCCAAATACATATTATAAGGCAGTAAAACCGTCTGACATAGCAGATGAGAACTTAAGACGAGTTAAAACTTTTGGCTTTGATATCGATCAAAAAACATCGGTACAACAAATCTTGTTCGCTTTTGAAGTAGCAGGGATTCCGTGTAAGCCTACACTAATTTTGAAAACACCAAAAGGAGTTCAATTTTTTGTTGTGTTCGCAGATAATGAAGCATGGTACGGTTCAGCTGCGGCTATTCAATATGCCAAGGCAATTGGAGAAGCGATTCGTTCTTCTTTATATGAACAAGGTTTGCCAATTGACTTGAACAATTCACTCTTTGGCTGGTCACGTTTTCCTAGAGAAGAAACAATTATGTACTTTGAAAAAGAAAATGTTTGGTCTAAAAATGAAGCTACTGAGTGGTTTCTAGAACTAGGTATTAAGCGTGGTAATGCGTCGATAAACGGATCTTGGCTAACTAGCAAAGCAGGTCGTGCACTCTGGAATACGGACGAAAAAGGTACACGCAATATGGCAGCGTTTGAATTAAGTGTTATGGCTAAACGGGATGGATACGAGCTCGAGGATACCCTTGTAATGATGAAAGAGAGAAATGCTGAGTCTAACTACCCTATGGGGAATAGAAGACTCGAAAAAGCCGTAAAAAGTGCATATAAGAAGGATTACTTTGTAAGACCAGATGTAGTTGAAATGATTTGTGGTGTGCGTCCTCAGTTACGTGGTTACTATAAACATAAAAAGTCTAAAGAAGAACGTTCCTATGAAAAAATCGAAGAGCTTGTAGAACGTACTATTGATCACCTTGAAAAAAGGTTGCCCGTTGGGGAGGGGAGTAGTCTGTCTATTAGCGCCTCGCAACTGGCTGAAGAAATGAATCATGAAAAAGCACAAGTCAAAAGTTTGACTCGTGCTTTTAAGAAAGTCTCAAAATCTAAATTTATTATTCGTAAAAGAAGAGATTATAAAGGCAACGTAGTGAAAGGTAGATACGCTGGATTCGTTATTTATCGGACCCAGGACTTTATGCTGGAGATCTCGAAACAGAAGATTCAGCTACCTGGAGAGCTATACAATGCATTAACTGCATTGAAAGAAACAAAAGAATACACTTCGAAATTAATGTGTCAATTGCCAAAACACTTTGGTACCGTATCAGGCTCTTCTGTTTTGACGTTAATTTATACTACCGGATGTTTACCTGGTCCAGGTCTATGGTGGTTAGGTAGATAG